TCATCAGCCATTATAAATCCTGCAAATAAAATTAAGCCGACAGCATGCGCTTTATAAATATTGCCGTCATCTGTTGTAAGTAAAGATTTCCAGAATAATATAGATGCAGTTAATTCCAGAAGAATCACTCCGCAGAATAGGAATGCATTGAATCCTGCCGGAACGCTCATTTTAGCAGTTGTCTGGAGAATCATTTCAAAGTTGCCGGATGAAAATTTCCAGTCCTTTGAAAGCACACCCATCGCTTTAAGTCCGTCCAGAATGTTCGTCAAAGTTACAATACTGAAATAACAGCTCCAGAATCCAAGAATAATTTTTTGAACAGTTATGCCCGTTACTTTCATACTTAAATTTTATCCAAAATATGGTTTTTTAACACAACTTAATACGGAAATGAGAGGGAAAAATAAGCATAGTACCGGCGCTACAAAAGCAGTTTTGATACTAATAATGGTCTGAAATTTCTTTCTTCAAAAATCATCATAACTACTGTAAATACAGCATATATTCATTTGGCACAGCTATTGAATAAGAGTGCGTCACTAACTAATAATTAACCAAAAACCATGACAACATTTAACTCATTTATTAAAAGAATCATTCAGATTGCTCTGATGACGCTTTTAGGAATCAACCTTGCATCCGCGCAGCCAAGAGGTATCAGCGTATGCCAGGTGCAATCAGTTGCAGATGTTCTGCCAATTCACTTTACAAGTCCTTATCCTCCGTTTTTAACACAGTATGATAATGTAGGAACATTCAATGCTACAATTGACGGACATGCAACAAAGATGTACTGTATAGATATACAAAACAATCTGGTATTCAACGAAGTTTACAACGATTCCGGATATACTGCTAACAAAATTACTTATGTACTAAATAATTATTACCCTTATAAAACTTTGCCTTATTCTGGTTCATTAAATACTCCATCAAAAGAAGCAGCTGCAGTGCAGTTTGCAATCTGGCATTACAGTGACGGTGTAGATGTGAACACAAGTGATAACGCAGAAGTTAAAGCACGCGCATTGCAGATTATTGCAGATGCAGATGCAAACGGCGCAAGCACGCTTCCTGTAAAAACTTTACAAATTGTCCCCGTAAGTATGTTACACAATCCTTCAGTGAAGGATACAATACAAATTAAAACTCTTAATGAACTCGGCGTTGGCGTAAGCGGAATTAACGTTACTCTTACAACAACATCAGGAACACTCGGAAGTTTAACAACCACAACCGGCGCAGGCGGACTTTCCCCGAAGATTACCATACAAAAAGGCGCTTCATTAACAGCAACAATTACTGCTCAGGCAAGCATAGTTATTCCGCAAGGAACAAGATACGTTCATTTAGGCAGCCCGACAACAAAACAGAAACTTGTTATCGCAACACCTACCTACGGAAATAAGAAAGACCAGTTTACATGTTCATGGGATTCAACATCATCCGGCAATTCAGGCGGTGTAGAATCTTCATATGACTTAGCTTCAGCATTATTCACAAGACACAATAAGATTATGAACGGCGAAACAAGTGTGATGGTTTCCAATCAATCAGACTTCTTCCCGTTAACTCATACACTTGAAGAGATTACACCAACTGCAGGACCTTACACAACAGTAAGATTTACAACGACACCTTTTGATATCTTAGGAATTTCAAATGCTACATCAGCTTTCGCAGCAGATTATAAAGTAAATAGCAGCTCAACAAGAATCGCTACAATTTTTTCAACAACAACAAATGCTCCGAATATTTATTCACATACAAAATCAGTCTGCGACAGACTTGCTAACTGTAATATTGAAAATCTTGAAAGAACATTAATTGATAACCATGAATTCTACTCAGCAAAAATTGTAAACCCAACAAAAGGATATACAGATTACTCAGTAGTATTCAGTGTATATGAAATGCCAAACGGATTTATAGTAGATAACAAATGGACAATCCCTGAATATACAGTTCCTGCCGGAGCAACAAACGTTTACAACTTCCAGGTATGGGGCGCAGATTTCGGTGCAACATCAATTTTAGTAAAAAAGATATTAGATAAATTCGCAACATTCGGAACAGTTTCTTATCAGCAGACACAATTAAAATACCCTGACGTTTACATGAAGTCAGCAAGATATACAAATGACGGAAAGATAAAAATTAAATTCATCAACACAACAGGTGTAAACCAGACAGTACCGGTATCTTATTTATACACACCGCAGACCGGTATGTCATCACAGACATTAAATCAAAGTGTTAACGTTCCTAACGGTGAGTTTGAATACAATACAAATATCGGAATTATGGCAGGTGCTTCATTAAGCTTAACATGCGCCAACGGATTCAAAGATGCAGCATTCATAGGCGGCGGAGTTTACGGTTCATATGCAGGTCCTTCAAGCACAATAACACAGTTTTCAAATGTAGTAACAAGTGGTAACCCTACTGCACCGGCTAACTCATTAATATTCCCGGGCGGCGCAAGATTAAAAGGTAACCTTGGCGATAAAGTATATATCGGACGTTCATTAGACGGTTCATATGAAGGAATTAACTTAACAAATTTCTCTAAATTGAAATTCGAAGCATTCGGTTCAGGCACAATGAGTGTTTACTTAGAAGTAAAATCAGGAAACAATGTTTACTATCCTTTTGTAAACGTTCCATTAACTTCAACAGTAACAACAAGAGAAATCGTTTTGAGCACATTCTTAGTAAACGGTCAGCCGGTGGATTTAAACAACGTATCAATGGTTTACTTCCAGTTGACAAAATCGCTTAATCCTTCTTTATCAAGCTATGACTATACAGTTCAGAATGCAGTGATGATTTCAAACTCAGTAGGAATAAACACAAACAGCACAGATGTAAAAGATTACGCACTTGACCAGAATTATCCAAATCCTTTCAATCCTGTAACAAAGATTGCCTTCTCTATTCCAAAACAAGGTAACGTTACTTTGAAAGTATATAACATGCTCGGTAAAGAAGTAGCATCTCTTGTAAACGGATTCAGAAACGTCGGTAACTACGAAGTAAACTTTGACGGAGCAAATATGGCAAGCGGAGTATACTTCTACAAACTTGAAGCAGAAGGCTTCTCAGATGTAAAACGAATGATGTTAGTAAAATAATTTAGCAACATAGGAGGCGTTTGCCCTTAAGAGCAGCGCCTCCGATTTTTTAAAAGAAAACTCCAAACCCCCTAAAACAAAATGAGAAGAATTATGAAATCCCTAAACACTCTTGAAAAGCTCTCTCACAAATTAACAGAGAAGCTTTTAGCAAACACAAAAGTTGAAACACAGATTAAGTTAGCAAAAGTAGTACTCCCTCATTATTACGGTAAAGGTATAATAGGCAGGAGCAAAAACTACTGAAGGAAAGTCAGAAAATAAAATTATTAATTACTCATTATTAATTATTAGTTGAAATAGAGTGGTTAATTAGTCAAACAAAGCGGGCAGGGGATTCATGGTTTCCCCTCCCGCTTTTTTGATATAGAAAAAATGTAACCCTCCCCTTACTAAGGGGAGGGCAGGGTGGGGTTAAAGGGAAGAGCTGACAAACTTTGCTCTTATCCTTAACCTCCCCTAAATCCCCTCCTTAGTAAGGAGGGGTTTTTATTAAAAATTTTTTAAATCCAATCTCCCAATCCCTCCGTATTTTATTTTGAAAATGAAAAACACTAATTAACCAAAATAAAATACACAAATGAAAAACATCTTAATCGCACTTGCACTTATGCTTACATTAAGTGCAGGATCAACATTCTCATTCGCTCAGGAAAATCCAATGGTAGGCGGAGAAATGATGTACAAATCAAAAAACATCGTTGAAAATGCAGTGAAATCCAAAGACCACACAACTTTAGTTGCTGCAGTACAGGCAGCGGGACTTGTAGAAACACTTCAAAGCGCAGGACCGTTCACAGTGTTTGCTCCCGTAAATTCTGCATTCGATATGCTTCCTGCAGGAACAGTTGAAACACTTTTAAAACCTGAAAATAAGGACATGCTTGTTAAAATTTTAACATATCATGTTATCGCAGGAAAATATGACTCAAAGAAACTAATGGATGAAATAATGGCAGGTAACGGTAAGGCTACTTTAAAAACAGTTGCAGGCGGAAACTTAATGTTCTCTATGGATAAAGATAACAAAATCTGGGTATGGGATGAAAAAGGAAACTCAGCTATGATTACAATTGCTGATGTATATCAGTCAAACGGAGTTATAATGGTTGTCGATAAAGTCTTAATGCCAATGTAATTTTAGTTTTAAAAATGGGGGAGCGGTATATTAGTAGTAAGAAACAAGGAGAAACAAAAAAGCGGAATTGAGTTTTTATCTCACTTCCGCTTTTCTTTTTAAAAATATTTCAAAAATCTATTTTGGCGGTTCAGGTTCTTTCCCGGGGTCTTGCTTATTATTTTCCTGTTGTTTTTTAAATTCCTCTTCCTGACTTTTCTTTGCATCATCTTGCAGTATTTTCAAAATTTCATCAGGTGTTTTAT
This genomic interval from Bacteroidota bacterium contains the following:
- a CDS encoding Cys-Gln thioester bond-forming surface protein translates to MTTFNSFIKRIIQIALMTLLGINLASAQPRGISVCQVQSVADVLPIHFTSPYPPFLTQYDNVGTFNATIDGHATKMYCIDIQNNLVFNEVYNDSGYTANKITYVLNNYYPYKTLPYSGSLNTPSKEAAAVQFAIWHYSDGVDVNTSDNAEVKARALQIIADADANGASTLPVKTLQIVPVSMLHNPSVKDTIQIKTLNELGVGVSGINVTLTTTSGTLGSLTTTTGAGGLSPKITIQKGASLTATITAQASIVIPQGTRYVHLGSPTTKQKLVIATPTYGNKKDQFTCSWDSTSSGNSGGVESSYDLASALFTRHNKIMNGETSVMVSNQSDFFPLTHTLEEITPTAGPYTTVRFTTTPFDILGISNATSAFAADYKVNSSSTRIATIFSTTTNAPNIYSHTKSVCDRLANCNIENLERTLIDNHEFYSAKIVNPTKGYTDYSVVFSVYEMPNGFIVDNKWTIPEYTVPAGATNVYNFQVWGADFGATSILVKKILDKFATFGTVSYQQTQLKYPDVYMKSARYTNDGKIKIKFINTTGVNQTVPVSYLYTPQTGMSSQTLNQSVNVPNGEFEYNTNIGIMAGASLSLTCANGFKDAAFIGGGVYGSYAGPSSTITQFSNVVTSGNPTAPANSLIFPGGARLKGNLGDKVYIGRSLDGSYEGINLTNFSKLKFEAFGSGTMSVYLEVKSGNNVYYPFVNVPLTSTVTTREIVLSTFLVNGQPVDLNNVSMVYFQLTKSLNPSLSSYDYTVQNAVMISNSVGINTNSTDVKDYALDQNYPNPFNPVTKIAFSIPKQGNVTLKVYNMLGKEVASLVNGFRNVGNYEVNFDGANMASGVYFYKLEAEGFSDVKRMMLVK
- a CDS encoding fasciclin domain-containing protein, yielding MKNILIALALMLTLSAGSTFSFAQENPMVGGEMMYKSKNIVENAVKSKDHTTLVAAVQAAGLVETLQSAGPFTVFAPVNSAFDMLPAGTVETLLKPENKDMLVKILTYHVIAGKYDSKKLMDEIMAGNGKATLKTVAGGNLMFSMDKDNKIWVWDEKGNSAMITIADVYQSNGVIMVVDKVLMPM